From a single Thalassophryne amazonica chromosome 7, fThaAma1.1, whole genome shotgun sequence genomic region:
- the tlr18 gene encoding toll-like receptor 18, whose product MHMKEEAPKLASQPLRSVTMIWKLINIFAFTAGAMTSPTPSAPNNTFTEGGPCYIYNSGRSADCVGRQLDSVPWKHFPSTLEHLDLSSNKLQAIFVHDFHHLPQLRMLVLRYNNISHIDIDAFKDNTLLEHLDIFNNSLGEIPAAALEPLSNLKVLYMSNNLYKCATLADSFSKFVKLQVLSMGGPLVMGLKKGDFRALKKINLQAFAIKCSSNLRFYEPGSLKLIHTNQMGFDMAIDQQPNALLDMIHDLANKTFSAIQFRNLFEFMYYMGKVDIFQGLKYIEVGQLIFHRGKFNENLLRMALMNLQITRIQRLRLQYIDFARSPTFTDNGEGSSITNLVLDKLDLWYISNPDVLRFDWRFTWFNKIKELSIQYVYFNSVPCDAWDEMGGVHLLDVSNNRLKNDYIFNQRCKYKGTMPKLHTLNMSTNELTSLKDLSYLTRAFQHLQVLDFSNNMLGSAENSQDCIWQQSITRVIAHHNNFVSEALNCLPITVHFLDLSYCSLDQLIMTYFEKATNLKELLLSGNKIKFIPSKWKSPSLQSLALDGNSFGLISLKTFQDMPQLSQLKAGNNPYHCTCELHTFVQSTLSEGKVNLTDWPWNYKCYHPEAFLETVIANYFPSRVACDIKLVIVICVATTTAVILIMILICYIFDLPWYTKATYQIISAKYRAHKEKAAGESETFAYHAFISYSHSDADWVRDQLLPCLENNRNPYRICIHERDFMPGKWIIDNIIENIESSQKVIFVLSRHFVNSDWCNYELYFAQQRAMGKTFSDVILVVKEPIDPRSLPSKYCKLKKMLSTKTYLEWPQQVNQQAFFWSQLKSVLGKPTPTRGRTASLKSRTSSAGAPSYIGLMDDERPNPTQQNMQRGPEAQSEMLNTSNNKTSNARQIPAVI is encoded by the exons GTCTGTAACTATGATTTGGAAACTAATTAACATCTTTGCTTTTACTGCTGGAGCAATGACATCTCCAACTCCATCTGCACCAAACAACACATTCACTGAAGGAGGACCATGCTACATCTACAACTCTGGGCGTTCTGCAGATTGCGTTGGAAGGCAGCTTGACAGTGTCCCATGGAAACACTTTCCATCCACATTGGAACATCTTGATCTCTCCTCCAATAAACTCCAAGCTATTTTTGTGCATGACTTCCACCACCTTCCTCAGCTCCGCATGCTTGTACTGCGGTATAACAATATTTCCCACATTGACATCGATGCCTTCAAAGATAACACCCTTTTGGAGCACCTTGACATCTTCAATAACTCCTTGGGGGAAATTCCTGCTGCAGCTCTGGAACCTCTCTCCAATCTAAAGGTGCTCTACATGTCCAACAACCTTTACAAATGTGCCACTTTGGCTGACAGCTTCTCCAAATTTGTCAAGCTCCAGGTTCTGTCTATGGGTGGCCCTCTGGTGATGGGTTTAAAGAAAGGGGATTTCCGGGCCCTGAAGAAGATCAATTTACAGGCCTTTGCCATCAAGTGTTCTTCCAATCTTCGTTTCTATGAACCTGGAAGTTTGAAACTTATTCATACAAACCAAATGGGATTTGATATGGCCATAGATCAGCAGCCAAATGCTCTTCTGGACATGATACATGACCTCGCCAACAAGACTTTCAGTGCCATCCAGTtccgtaatctctttgagttCATGTACTATATGGGGAAAGTGGACATTTTCCAGGGTTTAAAATACATTGAAGTTGGTCAGCTCATCTTTCACCGGGGGAAATTCAATGAAAATCTCCTGCGAATGGCTTTGATGAACTTGCAAATCACTCGTATCCAAAGGCTGAGACTTCAGTACATTGACTTTGCCCGGTCACCCACTTTTACTGATAATGGAGAAGGTTCCAGCATTACAAATTTGGTGTTGGATAAGTTAGATCTTTG GTATATCAGTAATCCTGATGTTCTTCGATTTGACTGGCGCTTCACCTGGTTCAACAAAATCAAAGAATTGTCGATTCAGTATGTGTACTTTAACAGTGTGCCTTGTGATGCCTGGGATGAGATGGGAGGTGTGCACCTCCTGGATGTGTCCAATAATCGTCTGAAGAATGATTACATCTTCAACCAGCGGTGCAAATACAAAGGCACCATGCCAAAGCTTCACACCCTCAACATGAGCACTAATGAGCTGACCAGTTTAAAAGACTTATCATATCTAACTCGGGCGTTTCAGCATTTGCAGGTGTTGGATTTTAGTAACAACATGCTGGGCTCTGCTGAAAACAGTCAGGATTGCATCTGGCAACAGAGCATCACTCGTGTTATTGCTCACCACAATAATTTTGTAAGTGAAGCCCTCAACTGTCTTCCCATCACAGTGCACTTCTTGGATCTCTCCTACTGCAGCCTGGACCAGCTGATCATGACTTATTTTGAGAAAGCCACCAACTTGAAAGAGCTCCTGCTAAGCGGGAACAAAATCAAATTCATACCATCTAAGTGGAAAAGTCCATCACTGCAATCACTGGCACTGGATGGAAATTCATTTGGTCTCATTAGCCTCAAAACCTTCCAGGATATGCCTCAACTATCCCAACTGAAAGCAGGGAATAACCCTTACCACTGCACCTGTGAACTCCATACTTTTGTCCAGTCCACATTGTCAGAGGGAAAAGTCAACCTCACCGACTGGCCTTGGAACTACAAGTGTTACCACCCAGAGGCCTTTCTTGAAACAGTCATCGCAAATTACTTCCCAAGTCGGGTGGCGTGTGACATCAAACTGGTCATTGTCATCTGTGTTGCAACTACTACTGCAGTGATCTTGATAATGATACTCATTTGCTATATTTTTGACCTTCCTTGGTACACCAAAGCCACATATCAGATCATCAGTGCCAAATACAGAGCTCACAAGGAAAAAGCAGCAGGAGAATCTGAGACTTTTGCGTACCATGCCTTCATATCCTACAGTCATTCTGATGCAGACTGGGTGAGGGACCAGCTTTTACCCTGTTTGGAAAACAACAGGAATCCTTATCGGATCTGTATTCACGAGAGGGACTTCATGCCTGGGAAGTGGATCATTGATAACATCATTGAAAATATTGAAAGCAGTCAGAAG GTAATCTTTGTTCTGTCacgccactttgtgaacagtgACTGGTGCAACTACGAGTTGTACTTTGCCCAGCAGAGAGCAATGGGAAAGACCTTCAGTGATGTTATCCTGGTGGTGAAAGAGCCCATTGATCCTAGATCCCTGCCCAGCAAATACTGCAAGCTGAAAAAAATGCTGAGTACCAAGACATACCTGGAGTGGCCCCAACAGGTCAACCAGCAGGCATTTTTCTGGAGCCAGTTGAAGAGTGTCCTGGGCAAGCCGACCCCAACCAGAGGGAGGACGGCCAGCTTGAAGAGCAGAACATCATCTGCTGGAGCCCCGTCTTATATTGGACTCATGGATGATGAGAGGCCAAACCCAACACAGCAGAATATGCAGAGAGGCCCAGAAGCCCAAAGTGAGATGCTGAACACGAGTAACAACAAGACGTCCAATGCGAGACAAATCCCTGCAGTGATATGA